Proteins found in one Triticum urartu cultivar G1812 chromosome 4, Tu2.1, whole genome shotgun sequence genomic segment:
- the LOC125551441 gene encoding probable auxin efflux carrier component 5b — protein MIGWGDVYKVVAAMAPLYFALGLGYGSVRWWKLFTPDQCDAVNRLVAYFAVPFFAFDFAARMDPYALNYRVLAADALSKLAVALALAAWAAASTRCCRAGAKRGGELASSWCITGFSLATLNNTLVVGVPLLDAMYGGWARDLVVQISVVQIIVYFPLLLLAFEARRACGGGAGKPDAAAAVSASDDDVEDGGAEGRRRREPVWPLVRAVWLKVARNPNVYAGVLGVAWSCVTNRWHIVTPSIIEGSVLIMSRTGVGLAMFSMGLFMALQEKIIVCGAGLTALGMALRFVAGPAATAAGAVALGLRGDVLRLAIIQAALPQSITTFVFAKEYGLHADVLSTAVIFGTLASLPVLIVYYIVLGFVG, from the exons ATGATCGGATGGGGCGACGTGTACAAGGTGGTGGCCGCCATGGCGCCGCTCTACTTCGCCCTGGGCCTCGGCTACGGCTCGGTGCGGTGGTGGAAGCTCTTCACGCCGGACCAGTGCGACGCCGTGAACCGCCTCGTGGCCTACTTCGCGGTGCCCTTCTTCGCCTTCGACTTCGCCGCGCGCATGGACCCCTACGCGCTCAACTACCGCGTCCTCGCCGCCGACGCGCTCTCCAAGCTCGCCGTCGCGCTGGCGCTCGCCGCCTGGGCCGCCGCGTCCACGCGCTGCTGCCGCGCCGGCGCCAAGCGCGGCGGGGAGCTGGCCTCCTCGTGGTGCATCACCGGCTTCTCGCTGGCGACGCTGAACAACACGCTCGTGGTGGGCGTGCCGCTGCTGGACGCCATGTACGGCGGGTGGGCGCGAGACCTCGTCGTGCAGATATCGGTGGTGCAGATCATCGTCTACTTTCCGCTGCTGCTGCTGGCGTTCGAGGCGAGGCGTGCGTGCGGTGGTGGCGCAGGGAAGCctgacgcggcggcggcggtttcaGCGAGCGACGACGAcgtggaggacggcggcgcggaggggaggaggcggcgcgagccGGTATGGCCGTTGGTGAGAGCGGTCTGGCTCAAGGTGGCACGGAATCCCAACGTttacgcgggcgtcctcggggtcGCCTGGTCTTGCGTCACAAACAG GTGGCACATCGTGACGCCGAGCATCATCGAAGGCTCGGTGCTGATCATGTCCAGGACCGGCGTCGGGCTCGCCATGTTCAGCATGG GCCTGTTCATGGCGCTGCAGGAGAAGATCATCGTCTGCGGGGCCGGCCTGACCGCGCTGGGCATGGCGCTGCGGTTCGTCGCCGGCCCGGCAGCCACCGCCGCCGGAGCCGTCGCCCTGGGGCTCCGCGGTGACGTCCTGCGCCTCGCCATCATACAG GCTGCGCTCCCCCAGTCCATCACCACGTTTGTGTTCGCCAAGGAGTACGGCCTGCACGCCGATGTGCTCAGCACCGC GGTTATATTCGGGACGCTGGCGTCGTTGCCCGTGTTGATCGTGTACTACATCGTTCTAGGCTTCGTTGGATAG